Proteins from one Nicotiana tabacum cultivar K326 chromosome 23, ASM71507v2, whole genome shotgun sequence genomic window:
- the LOC107825429 gene encoding putative protein phosphatase 2C 60, with protein sequence MGIYLSSPKTEKFSEDGENARVRYGLSSMQGWRATMEDAHAAIPDLDASTSFFGVYDGHGGKVVAKFCAKYLHQQVLKHEAYLHGDIGTSVQKAFFRIDEMMRGQRGWRELAALGDKLNKFTGMIEGLIWSPKNGDGNNHVDDWAFEEGPHSDFSGPTSGCTACVAIMRGNQLIVSNAGDSRCVISRKGQAYNLSRDHKPDLEVERERILKAGGFIHAGRVNGSLNLARAIGDMEFKQNKFLPAEKQIVTANPDINTVELCDDDNFIVLACDGIWDCMSSQQLVDFIHEQLKSESKLSAVCERVLDRCLAPSTAGGEGCDNMTMILVQFKKPFQSGASAVEELPASSETLPASDEATNETKPAECGSSS encoded by the exons ATGGGTATATACCTCAGTTCCCCCAAAACAGAGAAATTCTCAGAAGATGGTGAGAATGCTAGGGTAAGATATGGTTTATCATCAATGCAAGGATGGCGTGCAACAATGGAAGATGCT CATGCAGCAATACCTGATTTGGATGCTTCAACATCCTTTTTTGGTGTCTATGATGGTCACGGAG GTAAAGTTGTTGCTAAATTCTGTGCCAAGTATCTACATCAACAAGTGCTCAAGCATGAAGCATATTTACATGGTGATATAGGAACTTCAGTCCAGAAAGCCTTTTTCAG AATTGATGAGATGATGCGTGGTCAGAGAGGATGGAGGGAGCTGGCTGCACTAGGGGATAAATTAAACAAGTTCACGGGTATGATAGAGGGTCTTATTTGGTCTCCAAAAAATGGTGATGGAAACAACCATGTTGATGATTGGGCATTTGAGGAG GGGCCTCACTCTGATTTTTCTGGGCCTACTTCTGGATGTACGGCTTGTGTTGCAATCATGAGAGGGAACCAACTCATTGTTTCAAATGCTGGTGACTCTCGCTGTGTAATTTCAAGGAAGGGCCAG GCATACAATTTATCGAGGGATCATAAACCTGATCTTGAggttgagagagagagaatttTAAAAGCTGGTGGTTTTATTCATGCAGGACGTGTGAATGGAAGTCTAAATCTTGCAAGAGCTATAG GTGACATGGAATTCAAGCAGAACAAGTTTTTGCCAGCTGAGAAGCAAATTGTAACTGCCAATCCAGATATAAACACT GTTGAGCTGTGCGATGATGATAATTTTATTGTGCTAGCGTGTGATGGTATATG GGACTGTATGTCCAGCCAGCAACTGGTGGATTTTATACACGAGCAGCTGAAGTCG GAAAGCAAGCTTTCTGCAGTATGTGAAAGAGTTCTCGATAGGTGTTTGGCACCTTCTACTGCTGGAGGTGAAGGATGTGACAACATGACCATGATTTTGGTGCAATTCAAGAAGCCTTTTCAGTCTGGGGCTTCTGCAGTTGAAGAACTCCCAGCTTCTAGCGAGACACTCCCTGCTTCCGACGAGGCTACCAATGAAACAAAACCAGCAGAGTGTGGATCAAGTTCGTAG